The Salinivibrio kushneri genomic interval ACTTACTTGGGCGGATGAAAGGGCAAGAGACGGGGTTGCCTGTGAACGCCGTTCACATCACCCAGGTCGCAGGCTACACCAAGATAGAAATTGATGCCCAGCAAGCGATGACGTTTGATTACCAACAACAGCATCAGCAATTAATTATCACCTTGCGCGACGCTGATCCGGCGACCGCCCAAGCCCCTGATCCCGATGCACCGATTTCCATCAATTTCCAAGATATTCCTGTGCGGGCGGTGTTACAACTGATTGCCGAGCAAAATCAATTTAATTTGGTGACCACTGACAGTGTGCAGGGCAATATCACCATGCGTATCGACGGAGTACCCTGGCAAGATGTGCTGGATGTGATTCTCAGGGTCAAGGGGTTAGACAAGCGCCAACGAGGGGATGTGATGTTAGTGGCCCCTCGTAAAGAACTGATGGCGCAAGAAAAACAAGATCTCGAGATGGCGCAACAAGCAGACGCGCTGTTGCCTTTGTCTTCTGCCGTGATCACCGTTAACTACGCCAAAGCCGCTGACGTTGCGGCATTAATCCGAGGCCAGGGGCAGGGAGTCAGCTTGCTGTCTCCTCGTGGTGCCGTCTCACTCGATTCGCGCACCAATGCGATCATCATTCGTGATATCGAGAAGAACATCGATCGTATTCGCACGTTAGTGAGTCATTTAGATGTGCCGGTCAAGCAAGTCGAGATAGAGGCACGTATTGTGACTGTTGAGCAAGGCTCAGTGGATGAACTCGGTGTGCGCTGGGGGCTATTGAACCGAAATGGCTCAACCACGGTTGGTCCGTCTGTGGAAGGTAACTTGATGTGGGATAGCAATGTGACGGGGCAAGGGCCTGAAAGCTTAAACGACGCGGCGACAGACGGCGTAAATATGGGGGACTTTCTCAATGTGAACCTCGCGGCTGCGAGCCCTTCCGCCTCAAGCATGGCGATGCAAGTGGCGAAGCTCGGCAATGACCTTCTACTCGATTTGGAGCTGTCGGCACTTGAAAGTGAAAGGAAAGCAGAAGTGGTATCTAGCCCTCGTCTGATCACCACCAATAAAAAAGCGGCCTACATTGAACAAGGGACAGAGCTGCCTTACCTCGAGGCGTCTTCAAGCGGTGCGGTAGCGGTGTCGTTTAAAAAAGCGGTGTTGAGCTTATCGGTGACCCCACAAATTACGCCCAACAATACGCTGGTCTTGGATTTAAAGTTAACCCAAGATATGCCCGAAAAAGCGGTGGTGGCCGGAAAAGGCGAAGCGATGTCGATCAGTACCAAGCGCATTAATACCCAAGTGTTGGCGGAAAATGGTGAAACCGTGGTCTTAGGGGGGATCTTTCAGCAAACCATGATCAACAAAGAGACCCAAGTGCCGCTGTTGGGGGATATTCCGTTGGTTGGTAACCTGTTTAAGCACCAGTTAAAAGACCATGCAAAACGTGAACTTCTGATCTTTGTGACCCCTAAAATCGTCACAGACTAGGTTAGGTGTTGCCAAAGGGGCCACTGTCCTGAGATAATTTTTAATCTGATCACGAAATATCTGTGAGGAATTGGCGCCTCGGGCTTTTTTCATTAAGCCTGCGGGCGGTGTTGTCTTATTTAACCGCGCGTAAAATTGCTTAAAATGGCTGAAAAACGAAACATCTTTTTGGTAGGCCCTATGGGGGCTGGTAAAAGCACAATTGGTCGTCATCTCGCTCAGCAACTTCATATGGAATTCTATGATTCTGATTCAGTGATTGAAGATCGTACTGGAGCAGACATTGCATGGGTATTTGACGTTGAGGGTGAAGAAGGTTTCCGTAAACGCGAAGAAAACGTGATAAACGACCTCACTGAAGAGCAAGGTATCGTTCTCGCGACTGGCGGTGGCTCGATCATGAGCAAAGAAAGCCGCAACCGTCTCTCTGCTCGTGGTGTGGTGGTGTATTTAGAAACCACCATCGAGAAGCAGCTGGCACGCACCCAACGCGATAAGAAACGACCACTATTACAAACTGACCAACCACGTGAAGTGCTTGAGTCGTTAGCGGAAGAGCGTAATCCTCTTTATCAAGAAATTGCTGATTATGTTGTCCGTACTGACGATCAAAGTGCCAAAGTGGTGGCGAATCAAATCATGGCGCTGTTAGAGCAGCAATAACCAAACACAGGACCCGACCATGGAACGGATAGACGTTAACCTAGGGGCACGTAGCTACCCTATCTCGATCGGTGAAGGGCTGTTAGCTGATGCTAGCCTATTTGGGAGCGTCCATTCGCGTCGGGTTGCTGTCATCAGTAATGAGACAGTGATGCCGCTATACGGCGACGCACTGGTCTCAACCTTAAAACAGGCAGGCGCGGCGGATGTCGCTCGCTTGAGCCTCCCCGATGGTGAGGCTTACAAGTCTTTAGAGACGTTTAATACCATCAATACCTTCCTATTAGAAAACAATTACAACCGTGATGTGGTACTCGTCGCGCTGGGCGGCGGCGTGATTGGTGACATCGTTGGTTTTGCCAGCGCCTGCTATCAGCGCGGGGTGGACTTTATCCAAGTGCCCACCACGTTATTGGCGCAGGTGGATTCATCGGTTGGTGGCAAAACAGCCATTAATCATCCACTGGGCAAAAACATGATTGGGGCTTTTTATCAGCCCCAAGCGGTGGTGATTGATACGCAAGTGCTTAGTT includes:
- the aroK gene encoding shikimate kinase AroK, producing the protein MAEKRNIFLVGPMGAGKSTIGRHLAQQLHMEFYDSDSVIEDRTGADIAWVFDVEGEEGFRKREENVINDLTEEQGIVLATGGGSIMSKESRNRLSARGVVVYLETTIEKQLARTQRDKKRPLLQTDQPREVLESLAEERNPLYQEIADYVVRTDDQSAKVVANQIMALLEQQ
- a CDS encoding type IV pilus secretin PilQ, whose protein sequence is MKASRVKRTLGSGLAQAVIVTIFVCGMVWSTVVGAAEAVTLVQAQLTSPTPKETQISLRFDSASVMADFRQLSPKQLMIRLPQVVVKPDLLGRMKGQETGLPVNAVHITQVAGYTKIEIDAQQAMTFDYQQQHQQLIITLRDADPATAQAPDPDAPISINFQDIPVRAVLQLIAEQNQFNLVTTDSVQGNITMRIDGVPWQDVLDVILRVKGLDKRQRGDVMLVAPRKELMAQEKQDLEMAQQADALLPLSSAVITVNYAKAADVAALIRGQGQGVSLLSPRGAVSLDSRTNAIIIRDIEKNIDRIRTLVSHLDVPVKQVEIEARIVTVEQGSVDELGVRWGLLNRNGSTTVGPSVEGNLMWDSNVTGQGPESLNDAATDGVNMGDFLNVNLAAASPSASSMAMQVAKLGNDLLLDLELSALESERKAEVVSSPRLITTNKKAAYIEQGTELPYLEASSSGAVAVSFKKAVLSLSVTPQITPNNTLVLDLKLTQDMPEKAVVAGKGEAMSISTKRINTQVLAENGETVVLGGIFQQTMINKETQVPLLGDIPLVGNLFKHQLKDHAKRELLIFVTPKIVTD